Proteins encoded within one genomic window of Akkermansiaceae bacterium:
- a CDS encoding SAM-dependent methyltransferase: MPDFRSPPPQPTETLPNLYPTGDTPATPALLRVIGEKIASCGPISFPEFMSLALYHPEYGYYAKDLRQVGREGDFFTSVSVGPLFGRILARRFIAWWEENQQPSPWRVIEVGAHDGTLAADILTEISSISPAAFSALEYAIPEPLPRLQAAQRAKLAPWGNVRFVASAGDLAAAPLPGIAFGNEVLDALPFEIIGRAGGIWHEYLVAQEGGKFAMTQGPPYPHGPAGDFPDGYLTEIRRDYGEFFRPFLSALRHGLLLWFDYGYDHEAYYHPARTTGTLRTFSKHRAGENPFIAPGDEDITAHVDFTAAADAAIALGCRINSMKTQSAWLTEAAREFLLSMEGRPDASLLRQFQSLTHPGQLGTRFHVLDFSWNPEPEPLQPGGLKSP; encoded by the coding sequence ATGCCGGATTTCCGATCACCCCCGCCACAGCCGACGGAGACGCTCCCCAACCTCTACCCGACCGGCGACACTCCCGCAACCCCCGCGTTGCTCCGGGTGATCGGAGAAAAAATCGCCTCCTGCGGCCCCATTTCCTTCCCGGAGTTCATGAGCCTGGCGCTCTACCATCCGGAATACGGCTACTACGCGAAGGATCTCCGCCAGGTGGGCCGTGAGGGGGATTTCTTCACCAGCGTGAGTGTCGGCCCGCTTTTCGGCAGGATCCTGGCCCGCCGGTTCATCGCCTGGTGGGAGGAAAACCAGCAGCCCTCCCCGTGGCGCGTCATCGAGGTGGGGGCACATGACGGCACCCTGGCTGCCGACATCCTCACGGAGATCTCGTCCATCTCCCCCGCCGCCTTTTCCGCGCTGGAGTATGCCATCCCTGAACCACTGCCGCGTCTCCAGGCCGCCCAGCGGGCAAAACTCGCGCCATGGGGGAATGTCCGCTTCGTCGCCTCCGCCGGAGATCTGGCCGCAGCCCCACTTCCCGGTATCGCCTTCGGCAACGAGGTGCTGGACGCCCTGCCCTTCGAGATCATCGGCAGAGCCGGAGGGATCTGGCATGAATACCTGGTGGCGCAGGAGGGTGGAAAATTCGCCATGACCCAGGGTCCGCCCTATCCCCATGGCCCGGCAGGCGACTTTCCCGACGGCTATCTGACCGAGATCCGGCGGGACTACGGCGAATTTTTCCGGCCATTCCTCAGCGCTCTCCGCCATGGCCTGCTGCTGTGGTTCGACTACGGCTACGACCACGAAGCCTACTACCATCCCGCCCGCACCACCGGAACCCTGCGCACCTTCTCGAAACACCGTGCGGGAGAAAACCCATTCATCGCTCCCGGGGATGAGGACATCACCGCCCATGTGGATTTCACCGCCGCAGCGGACGCCGCCATCGCCTTGGGCTGCCGGATCAATTCCATGAAAACCCAGAGCGCCTGGCTCACGGAGGCCGCCCGGGAGTTCCTCCTCTCCATGGAAGGCCGCCCGGACGCCTCCCTGCTGCGGCAGTTCCAGAGCCTGACCCACCCCGGCCAGCTCGGCACCAGGTTCCATGTGCTGGATTTTTCATGGAATCCGGAGCCAGAACCTCTACAACCGGGGGGATTGAAATCCCCATGA
- a CDS encoding cob(I)yrinic acid a,c-diamide adenosyltransferase — protein sequence MGSIIITGRGDSGETDLLFGKRIAKSSQRVAVLGCVDELNAALGLARAAAHDGEIIRLIDGVQAQLVGLMGELACVPEDVPRYAERFKGALTMEDTLRIEETAKAYEARGIRFTGWARPGAEGSMMKAGLDFARTIARRTEREVWILHESGEPIGEAIRLYFNRLSDLFWILARVGGGED from the coding sequence ATGGGCAGCATCATCATCACCGGCCGCGGCGATTCCGGGGAAACGGACCTCCTTTTCGGAAAGCGGATTGCCAAATCCTCCCAACGGGTCGCCGTGCTCGGTTGCGTGGACGAGTTGAACGCCGCACTCGGCCTTGCACGGGCCGCCGCGCATGACGGGGAGATCATCCGCCTCATCGACGGCGTGCAGGCGCAGCTTGTCGGCCTCATGGGTGAGCTGGCCTGCGTCCCGGAGGATGTGCCGCGCTACGCGGAGCGGTTCAAGGGGGCGCTGACCATGGAGGACACCCTGCGGATCGAGGAGACGGCGAAGGCCTACGAGGCCCGCGGCATCCGCTTCACCGGTTGGGCGAGGCCCGGAGCGGAAGGCTCCATGATGAAAGCCGGCCTTGATTTCGCCCGCACCATCGCCCGCCGCACGGAGCGGGAGGTTTGGATCCTCCACGAATCCGGCGAACCCATCGGGGAAGCCATCCGCCTTTATTTCAACCGGCTCTCCGATCTGTTCTGGATCCTCGCCAGAGTGGGGGGCGGGGAGGACTGA
- a CDS encoding TIM barrel protein yields MNPSSSITGRRNFLKTSAKFAAITTAAASLSHRLGAAENAAAKVGMNGRINHSVCKWCYKDIPLEDLCVAGKDFGLQSIELLKPEDMETLKKHGMTCAIFSNPTGTTKDGVKVGGIEKAFNRIEHHDTLIEIYEPYLKQVADAGGKQVICFSGNRDGMDDQKGIENCAIGLKRLMPIAEKLNLKITMELLNSKVNHKDYMCDLSTWGVELCKAVGSENFGLLYDIYHMQIMEGDVIATIRKDNKYFAHYHTGGVPGRAEIDETQELYYPAIMKAIVDTGYKGYVAQEFIPKREDKIGSLKQAVGICDV; encoded by the coding sequence ATGAATCCATCCTCTTCCATCACCGGACGACGTAATTTCCTCAAGACATCGGCCAAGTTCGCCGCCATCACCACGGCTGCCGCTTCACTTTCCCACCGCCTCGGTGCGGCGGAGAATGCCGCCGCGAAAGTAGGGATGAACGGCCGGATCAACCATTCCGTCTGCAAATGGTGTTACAAGGACATCCCGCTGGAGGACCTCTGCGTTGCAGGCAAGGACTTCGGCCTCCAGTCGATCGAGCTGCTGAAGCCGGAGGACATGGAGACGCTCAAGAAGCATGGCATGACCTGCGCCATCTTCAGCAACCCGACCGGCACCACCAAGGACGGAGTGAAGGTCGGCGGCATCGAGAAGGCCTTCAACCGCATCGAGCACCACGACACGCTCATCGAAATTTATGAGCCCTACCTGAAGCAGGTGGCGGATGCCGGCGGCAAGCAGGTGATCTGCTTCTCCGGAAACCGCGATGGGATGGACGACCAGAAGGGCATCGAGAACTGCGCCATCGGCCTGAAGCGCCTGATGCCCATCGCCGAAAAGCTCAACCTCAAGATCACGATGGAGCTGCTCAACAGCAAGGTGAACCACAAGGACTACATGTGCGACCTCAGCACCTGGGGCGTGGAGCTTTGCAAGGCGGTCGGCAGCGAGAATTTCGGCCTGCTCTATGACATCTACCACATGCAGATCATGGAGGGTGACGTCATCGCCACCATCCGGAAGGACAACAAGTACTTCGCCCACTATCACACCGGCGGTGTTCCCGGCCGTGCGGAGATCGACGAAACACAGGAACTCTACTACCCGGCCATCATGAAGGCCATCGTGGACACCGGCTACAAGGGCTACGTCGCCCAGGAGTTCATTCCCAAGCGCGAGGACAAGATCGGCAGCCTGAAGCAGGCGGTCGGCATCTGCGACGTGTGA
- a CDS encoding transglycosylase domain-containing protein, which yields MAEKKKRPLNKSRKRPFYKSKGLWLSFLLFIAAAGVFSYVFLEQYTRPYRERAETYDLDRINDLELPSIILDRNDEEIGRIFLENRSVIGMDKVPKVFVDALVAGEDSRFAKHGGIDYWGIIRAAYETWKGNSQGASTITQQLARNAYGLREEAIKRKESTIQRKLVEAFLARRIEKHYKKDEILGFYVNRIYLGSSYYGIRSAALGYYGKEPMDLEPQECASIVALIKSPNPLSPLRNPSGNKNWRNFVLARMGKEGSLSKAEVARLQALPLGLNPKPLLRGTTHLYERIFDGVKQALGEEALAKGGFKVHTTILRDAQEAAQKSLEESLVRAEQNPLYRRQKHADYKRASDKPPEYVQGAVLMVDHTTGEVLAHVGGRDYAQSNYDFIELGKRPPGTAFFPFLYAAALASGQTPSSMVLDDHMDNRTVMVGGQEGIVGEWGQEVRVPQIKRKNIPLREAFESSKIAASLRLGQQVGLQKVVDAAVAFGFPMQKTELLPRLCVGWEQVSMKQAVRAIATFGKEGRAGASELVYIDRVEDSRGAIVYRRPRVTVTPPQIVDSATAFQVHSMMVGGMERGAAAGALDGLVEKPFPGAGKGGTTHDFSDNWFLGYNKRVSCGVWTGFLSGAGDPIYEGAFSRDLALPVWQAVMNAASPSFGGGEIKVPPTVVEVPVCAESGQRATQFCQHAVENRETGTVRMESMKVTEYFRKGTENLPFCSVHSGMMADGLTPNAQLGALSAVDVSPVAPKEPVLLGDDPYHTETPSFAPSSGAPGLIRKRTNVLDSLDIGEGEERFRMKRPPRLVIEED from the coding sequence ATGGCAGAGAAAAAAAAGCGCCCCCTCAACAAGAGTCGCAAGAGGCCGTTCTACAAGAGCAAAGGCTTGTGGCTCTCCTTCCTCCTGTTCATCGCGGCGGCCGGAGTCTTCAGCTACGTTTTTCTGGAGCAATACACCCGCCCCTACCGGGAAAGGGCGGAGACCTATGACTTGGACCGCATCAACGACCTGGAGTTGCCGAGCATCATCCTGGACCGGAATGACGAGGAAATCGGCCGGATCTTCCTCGAAAACCGCAGCGTCATCGGCATGGACAAGGTGCCGAAAGTTTTCGTCGATGCCTTGGTGGCGGGGGAGGACTCCCGTTTCGCGAAGCACGGCGGGATCGACTATTGGGGCATCATCCGGGCTGCCTACGAGACATGGAAAGGCAACAGCCAGGGGGCCAGCACCATCACCCAGCAGCTCGCGCGGAATGCGTATGGTCTGCGTGAGGAGGCGATCAAGCGCAAGGAATCCACCATCCAACGGAAGCTGGTGGAGGCCTTCCTCGCCCGCCGGATCGAGAAACACTACAAGAAGGATGAGATCCTCGGGTTCTATGTGAACCGGATCTATCTCGGCAGCAGCTACTATGGCATCCGTTCCGCCGCGCTCGGCTATTACGGAAAGGAGCCGATGGATCTGGAGCCGCAGGAGTGCGCGTCCATCGTTGCCCTTATCAAGAGCCCGAATCCGCTCTCACCGCTGAGGAACCCGAGCGGCAACAAAAACTGGCGGAACTTCGTCCTCGCCCGGATGGGGAAGGAGGGCAGCCTTTCCAAGGCGGAGGTCGCGCGCCTGCAGGCGCTGCCGCTGGGGCTGAACCCGAAGCCGCTGCTGCGGGGGACCACCCACCTGTATGAGAGGATCTTCGACGGGGTGAAGCAGGCGCTGGGTGAGGAAGCCCTCGCGAAAGGTGGATTCAAGGTCCACACCACCATCCTCAGGGATGCGCAGGAAGCGGCGCAGAAGTCGCTGGAGGAAAGCCTCGTGCGGGCGGAGCAGAATCCGCTCTACCGGCGGCAGAAACACGCGGACTACAAGCGTGCCTCCGACAAGCCCCCGGAGTATGTCCAGGGGGCCGTCCTGATGGTCGATCATACCACCGGAGAGGTTCTGGCCCATGTGGGGGGCAGGGACTACGCCCAGTCCAACTACGACTTCATCGAGCTGGGCAAGCGTCCGCCCGGCACGGCCTTTTTCCCGTTCCTCTATGCGGCGGCGCTCGCTTCGGGACAGACACCCTCATCCATGGTGCTGGACGACCACATGGACAACCGCACGGTGATGGTGGGCGGACAGGAAGGCATCGTCGGTGAGTGGGGGCAGGAGGTCAGGGTACCGCAGATCAAACGGAAGAACATCCCGCTGCGTGAGGCCTTCGAATCCTCGAAGATCGCCGCTTCCCTCCGCCTCGGCCAGCAGGTGGGGTTGCAGAAGGTTGTCGATGCGGCGGTGGCCTTCGGTTTCCCCATGCAGAAGACCGAGTTGCTCCCCCGTCTGTGCGTGGGATGGGAGCAGGTATCGATGAAGCAGGCGGTGAGGGCCATCGCCACCTTCGGCAAGGAAGGCAGGGCGGGGGCGTCCGAGCTGGTTTATATCGACCGGGTGGAGGATTCGCGCGGCGCCATCGTCTATCGTCGTCCGCGGGTGACCGTCACTCCGCCGCAGATCGTGGACTCGGCGACCGCGTTCCAGGTCCACAGCATGATGGTGGGCGGAATGGAGAGAGGGGCCGCTGCGGGTGCGCTTGATGGGTTGGTGGAGAAGCCGTTTCCCGGGGCCGGAAAAGGCGGGACGACCCACGACTTTTCCGACAACTGGTTCCTCGGCTACAACAAGCGGGTGAGCTGTGGTGTCTGGACCGGCTTTCTGAGCGGGGCGGGTGACCCGATCTACGAGGGTGCGTTCAGCCGCGATCTGGCGCTGCCCGTTTGGCAGGCCGTGATGAATGCGGCATCCCCCTCCTTCGGCGGCGGTGAGATCAAGGTGCCGCCGACGGTGGTGGAGGTGCCGGTCTGTGCGGAGTCCGGGCAGCGGGCGACCCAGTTTTGCCAGCATGCGGTCGAGAACCGGGAAACGGGCACCGTCCGGATGGAGAGCATGAAGGTGACCGAATACTTCCGCAAAGGGACCGAGAACCTCCCGTTCTGCTCCGTCCATTCCGGCATGATGGCGGATGGCCTCACGCCCAACGCCCAACTGGGCGCCCTCAGCGCCGTGGATGTCAGTCCGGTTGCGCCGAAGGAGCCCGTCTTGCTGGGTGATGATCCCTACCACACGGAGACCCCCTCTTTCGCCCCTTCCTCCGGAGCGCCGGGGCTGATCCGGAAGCGCACCAACGTGCTGGACAGCTTGGACATCGGGGAAGGTGAGGAACGGTTCCGCATGAAACGTCCACCGCGTCTGGTCATCGAGGAGGATTGA